The following coding sequences are from one Paenibacillus tundrae window:
- the hslU gene encoding ATP-dependent protease ATPase subunit HslU: MQSQALTPRQIVAELDKYIVGQKQAKKSVAVALRNRYRRSLLPEQTQDDIVPKNILMIGPTGVGKTEIARRLAKLVGAPFVKVEATKFTEVGYVGRDVESMVRDLIETSLRMVKLERTEKVKDKAEEAANERIVHILAPSQSKSKNQRNPFEMIFGNNGNHVPEQEEAEPDTNVAERRRKIKFDLLSGKLEDDVIEIDVEDTTPNMMDMFAGQGNDQMGMNMQEMFGSLLPRRTKKRKLAIKEARKVLIQEEASKLIDMDDVTQESIRRAEQTGIIFIDEIDKVASQGRGSGPDVSREGVQRDILPIVEGSTVMTKYGPVKTDYILFMAAGAFHVAKPSDLIPELQGRFPIRVELNSLTLDEFVSILTEPKNALTKQYVDLLRTENIEIEFSDEAIREIAKLAESVNQNTENIGARRLHTILEKLLEDLSFEAAELTLERMVITPEYVREKLNDIALDRDLSQYIL, encoded by the coding sequence ACAAATTGTTGCAGAGCTCGATAAATACATCGTTGGTCAAAAACAAGCCAAGAAATCCGTAGCGGTGGCTCTTCGTAACCGTTATCGTCGTAGCTTGCTACCCGAGCAAACCCAGGATGATATTGTACCCAAAAATATCCTGATGATTGGACCTACAGGTGTAGGTAAAACAGAGATTGCCCGTCGGTTAGCTAAGCTCGTGGGCGCTCCATTTGTTAAAGTAGAAGCAACGAAATTTACTGAAGTGGGTTACGTGGGTCGTGATGTTGAGTCCATGGTTCGTGATCTCATTGAAACGTCCTTGCGCATGGTTAAATTGGAGCGGACAGAAAAGGTGAAAGACAAAGCCGAAGAAGCTGCCAACGAGCGAATTGTACATATTTTGGCTCCTTCACAATCCAAATCCAAAAATCAGCGGAATCCATTTGAGATGATCTTCGGAAATAATGGTAATCATGTCCCAGAGCAAGAAGAAGCTGAGCCAGATACAAATGTGGCTGAGCGCCGCCGTAAGATTAAATTTGATCTGCTATCAGGCAAGCTAGAGGACGATGTTATAGAGATTGATGTAGAGGATACAACACCTAACATGATGGATATGTTTGCTGGTCAGGGTAATGATCAGATGGGAATGAACATGCAGGAGATGTTTGGTAGCTTGTTGCCTCGGCGTACCAAGAAGCGCAAATTGGCTATTAAAGAAGCTCGAAAAGTGCTCATTCAGGAAGAAGCAAGCAAATTAATCGATATGGATGACGTGACCCAGGAATCAATCCGGAGAGCAGAACAAACTGGAATTATCTTCATTGATGAAATCGACAAGGTAGCAAGCCAAGGACGCGGAAGTGGCCCTGACGTCTCACGTGAAGGTGTACAGCGGGATATTCTGCCTATCGTTGAAGGTTCAACTGTGATGACAAAATATGGGCCTGTCAAAACCGATTATATTCTGTTTATGGCTGCAGGCGCATTTCATGTGGCTAAGCCCTCAGATCTGATTCCAGAGCTTCAGGGGCGATTCCCGATTCGTGTAGAATTAAATAGCCTCACACTGGATGAATTTGTATCCATATTGACTGAACCGAAAAATGCATTAACGAAGCAATATGTCGATTTATTGCGTACAGAGAATATTGAAATTGAGTTTTCGGACGAAGCCATTCGAGAGATTGCTAAACTTGCAGAGTCCGTAAACCAGAATACGGAGAATATTGGCGCACGTCGTCTGCACACGATTCTGGAGAAACTACTTGAAGACTTGTCCTTTGAGGCAGCTGAGCTCACGTTAGAGCGTATGGTAATCACTCCAGAGTATGTTCGTGAGAAATTGAATGATATCGCTCTGGATCGTGATCTGAGCCAGTACATTCTATAG